A single Armatimonadota bacterium DNA region contains:
- a CDS encoding galactonate dehydratase → MRIVGVKTFAVEPRWLFVKVSTDEGIVGWGECLGDKAFVIAEAVRSYEHVLIGEDPSRIVHLVQRMYRHAFWRGGPVLNAAISGIEMALWDIQGKRLGVPVYQLLGGKVRERIRVYRHIGSYEPTQIAEQTRQRVAEGYTAVKFCPLPALHPLEGAAVIEKAVELVAAAREAAGNEIDILLDFHGRATPAIATQLEYELRPYRPFFIEEPVLPENVDALASVASKAVIPIATGERLFTRFGFRQVLEKAAARVLQPDPCICGGILETRYIAAMAETYYVALAPHNPYGPINLAACLQIDACSPNFVIQEFVHLGEGYLKTPFTVRDGYIDVPTAPGLGIEVNEEYLLAHPLSPMPDPGNGFFHRDDGSVAEW, encoded by the coding sequence ATGCGTATTGTAGGGGTCAAAACCTTTGCGGTAGAACCGCGCTGGCTATTCGTCAAAGTGAGCACAGATGAGGGTATTGTAGGCTGGGGTGAATGTCTAGGCGATAAAGCCTTCGTCATCGCGGAGGCGGTGCGCTCCTACGAGCACGTGCTGATAGGCGAAGACCCTTCGCGAATCGTCCATCTGGTGCAGCGGATGTATCGTCATGCCTTCTGGCGGGGCGGTCCGGTGCTCAACGCAGCCATCAGCGGTATCGAGATGGCGCTGTGGGACATTCAGGGCAAACGACTTGGTGTGCCCGTGTATCAGTTGCTTGGTGGAAAGGTACGCGAGCGTATTCGGGTATATCGACACATCGGCAGCTACGAGCCGACACAGATTGCCGAGCAGACTCGCCAGCGTGTGGCAGAAGGCTACACAGCGGTGAAGTTCTGTCCACTACCTGCCCTGCACCCTTTAGAGGGCGCGGCGGTTATAGAAAAGGCAGTGGAGCTGGTTGCAGCAGCACGCGAGGCTGCGGGCAACGAGATAGACATCCTGCTGGATTTTCACGGACGCGCCACACCCGCCATTGCCACCCAGCTGGAGTACGAGCTGCGCCCCTACCGCCCCTTCTTCATCGAAGAGCCGGTATTGCCTGAAAACGTGGACGCGCTGGCATCTGTGGCAAGCAAGGCGGTCATTCCCATTGCCACTGGCGAGCGGCTGTTTACCCGCTTCGGTTTCCGACAGGTGCTGGAGAAGGCAGCGGCGCGAGTGCTACAACCAGACCCCTGCATCTGCGGAGGTATTTTGGAAACCCGTTACATCGCGGCGATGGCGGAAACGTATTACGTCGCGCTGGCTCCACACAACCCTTATGGACCAATAAACCTCGCGGCGTGCCTGCAGATAGACGCCTGCTCGCCCAATTTCGTCATTCAGGAGTTCGTGCACCTTGGGGAGGGCTATCTGAAGACCCCTTTTACTGTACGAGACGGTTATATCGACGTGCCTACCGCCCCCGGCTTGGGCATCGAGGTCAACGAAGAGTACTTACTGGCACATCCTCTATCCCCCATGCCTGACCCCGGCAACGGTTTCTTCCACCGCGATGACGGCTCAGTTGCAGAGTGGTAA
- a CDS encoding beta-glucosidase gives MSGFRFPEGFLWGAATASYQIEGSPLADGAGASIWHRFSHTPGTTHNGDTGDVACDHYRRWREDVALMREMGLKAYRFSISWARVLPEGKGMVNPAGLDFYDRLVDALVEAGIQPMITLYHWDLPGALQDLGGWANREIVNWFSDYAQIVAQRLGDRVRLWATLNEPWVFTFLGYVTGHHAPGMRDLWAGLRAVHHSLLAHGEAVARLRGILPAEAQVGIVLNLAPQHPATSSEEDRAAAERVHTMNNALFVEPLLKGRYPALAEQMVGFAWPPVHSGDMERIAQPIDFIGVNYYSRGIVKRAEQGYLRAEGVENKQAQYTDMGWEIYPDGLHEILQWLHSESPRLSLYVTENGAAFRDEVQDGRVADVQRVEYLRQHFLSAHKAMQNGVPLKGYFVWSLMDNFEWAYGYSKRFGIVYVDYATQQRIWKDSARWYQQVIAANAVE, from the coding sequence ATGTCTGGCTTTCGTTTCCCCGAGGGATTTCTGTGGGGAGCTGCGACCGCTTCCTACCAGATAGAAGGCTCGCCTCTGGCTGATGGCGCAGGAGCTTCTATCTGGCACCGTTTTTCGCACACACCGGGCACCACGCACAACGGCGACACGGGTGATGTTGCTTGCGACCACTACCGTCGCTGGCGGGAAGACGTGGCGCTGATGCGTGAGATGGGCTTGAAAGCTTATCGCTTCTCCATCAGCTGGGCACGCGTCCTTCCTGAGGGCAAAGGGATGGTGAACCCTGCGGGATTGGACTTCTATGACCGTCTTGTGGACGCGCTGGTGGAAGCAGGGATTCAGCCGATGATTACTCTCTATCACTGGGACCTGCCGGGCGCGCTACAGGACCTTGGCGGCTGGGCAAACCGCGAAATCGTCAACTGGTTTAGTGATTACGCACAGATTGTGGCGCAACGGTTGGGCGACAGGGTGCGTTTGTGGGCAACGCTCAACGAGCCGTGGGTGTTTACCTTCCTCGGTTACGTAACAGGTCACCACGCACCGGGAATGCGTGACCTCTGGGCAGGGCTTCGTGCTGTGCACCATTCCCTGCTGGCGCACGGCGAGGCGGTGGCACGGTTGCGTGGCATTCTGCCTGCCGAAGCGCAGGTAGGCATAGTGCTAAATCTGGCACCACAGCATCCTGCTACCAGTAGCGAAGAGGACAGAGCGGCCGCCGAAAGGGTGCATACGATGAATAATGCGCTATTTGTAGAGCCGTTGCTCAAGGGACGCTACCCCGCGCTGGCAGAGCAGATGGTCGGTTTTGCCTGGCCTCCTGTGCACTCAGGAGATATGGAACGCATCGCCCAACCCATCGATTTCATAGGTGTCAATTACTATTCTCGGGGTATCGTCAAACGGGCAGAGCAGGGTTACCTGCGAGCGGAAGGCGTGGAGAACAAGCAGGCACAGTATACGGACATGGGGTGGGAAATATACCCTGATGGACTACATGAGATACTGCAATGGTTGCATTCAGAATCTCCGCGCCTGAGCCTGTATGTGACCGAGAACGGTGCCGCTTTCCGTGACGAGGTTCAGGATGGCAGGGTAGCCGATGTACAGAGGGTGGAATACTTGCGACAGCACTTCCTGTCTGCCCACAAGGCGATGCAGAACGGCGTGCCACTGAAAGGCTACTTTGTCTGGTCGCTGATGGATAACTTCGAGTGGGCGTACGGCTACTCCAAGCGGTTCGGCATCGTGTATGTGGATTACGCCACGCAGCAGCGCATCTGGAAGGACAGTGCGCGGTGGTACCAGCAAGTGATTGCTGCCAATGCGGTGGAGTAG
- a CDS encoding peptidyl-prolyl cis-trans isomerase: MLRHRKKPIETAVAPGKVAYAVVDVQGRGKFVIELNLEKAPKTAGNFIKLAKEGFYNGLTFHRVVPDFVVQGGDPNGDGTGGPGYTIPFEETGLKHEDGAVAMARKGDDKNSAGSQFYICLGPQHQLDGDYAVFGKVIQGMDVVRKIQQYDIMKEVTISDTKPQL, translated from the coding sequence GTGCTCCGGCACCGGAAAAAACCTATCGAAACGGCGGTCGCGCCAGGCAAGGTCGCTTACGCGGTCGTAGACGTGCAGGGCAGGGGCAAATTCGTCATCGAGCTCAATCTGGAAAAAGCGCCCAAAACCGCAGGTAACTTCATCAAGCTGGCGAAAGAGGGCTTTTACAATGGTTTGACCTTCCACCGCGTGGTGCCCGATTTCGTGGTGCAAGGCGGCGACCCGAACGGCGACGGAACCGGCGGACCGGGCTACACCATCCCGTTTGAGGAAACCGGTCTCAAACACGAGGACGGCGCGGTGGCAATGGCTCGCAAGGGCGATGACAAGAACAGTGCGGGCAGTCAGTTCTACATCTGCCTGGGCCCGCAACACCAGCTGGACGGTGACTATGCAGTGTTCGGTAAGGTGATTCAGGGCATGGACGTGGTGCGCAAAATCCAGCAATACGACATCATGAAAGAAGTCACCATCTCGGATACCAAACCACAGCTGTAG
- a CDS encoding N(4)-(beta-N-acetylglucosaminyl)-L-asparaginase — translation MNRILLTATWNFGRLAVEHALNMLDLGASALDALEIGINAVELDARVQSVGYGGLPNRAGYVELDAAIMDAHGHRSGAVAALRGFRRPISVARRVMEVLPHALLVGEGAAEFAREQGFEEEETLSPEASEQWLQWRETQAPPADVQDSHDTVGMIIWTPNTIVVGCSTSGLKWKYPGRVGDSPLVGAGLYADAEVGAAVATGNGDEISRVALCARVVFLMERGLSAQEACDEAIRYLMRKRTDASGTPPHAAVLAVRADGNFGVSASYAQFPYALHDGQSLTMGEREALEPR, via the coding sequence ATGAACAGAATATTGTTGACCGCCACATGGAACTTCGGCAGGCTAGCGGTAGAACATGCGTTGAATATGCTGGATCTGGGCGCATCTGCGCTGGACGCCCTCGAGATAGGCATCAACGCTGTGGAGCTGGATGCAAGGGTGCAATCTGTTGGCTACGGAGGCTTGCCCAACCGCGCGGGCTACGTGGAGCTGGATGCCGCCATCATGGACGCGCATGGGCATCGCTCCGGAGCGGTTGCTGCACTTCGGGGATTCCGCCGCCCTATCTCGGTAGCAAGGCGCGTCATGGAGGTGTTGCCCCATGCGCTGCTGGTCGGTGAAGGCGCGGCGGAGTTCGCCCGCGAGCAGGGCTTTGAAGAGGAAGAAACGCTCTCGCCTGAGGCATCCGAACAGTGGTTGCAATGGCGCGAAACGCAGGCTCCCCCCGCCGATGTGCAAGACAGTCACGACACGGTCGGCATGATAATCTGGACGCCGAATACCATCGTGGTAGGGTGTTCCACTTCGGGGCTGAAATGGAAGTATCCCGGGCGCGTCGGTGATAGCCCCCTCGTGGGAGCAGGGTTGTACGCCGATGCAGAGGTTGGTGCGGCGGTAGCTACCGGCAACGGCGATGAGATTAGCCGGGTGGCGCTGTGCGCTCGCGTGGTCTTCCTGATGGAACGAGGGCTAAGTGCACAGGAGGCGTGTGATGAGGCGATTCGCTACCTGATGCGCAAACGTACCGATGCCAGCGGCACCCCACCCCACGCGGCGGTGCTGGCGGTGCGGGCAGATGGCAACTTCGGCGTCTCCGCCAGCTACGCGCAGTTCCCGTATGCGTTGCACGACGGACAGTCACTAACGATGGGTGAACGCGAAGCACTGGAGCCGAGGTAA
- a CDS encoding hypothetical protein (possible pseudo, frameshifted) has protein sequence MDLLENKLFGEVINPFVTHWVKALVPFTPIQELLIGEYGIFTLGVTYAVALILPIVGTFFLMFSILEDSGYFPRLAMLIDRLFKKIGLNGRAVIPMVLGFGCDTMATMVTRILETPRERLIATFLLALAIPCSAQLGVIMALLASHPGALLIWAITLVVVFLFIGWLTAKVLPGTPATFHIEIPPMRLPILSNVLTKTYARMHWYFREVFPLFILASVLIWLGQMTGLFDLALRALTPVVRLMGLPDEAASAFLFGFFRRDYGAAGLYHLQEHGVLDGRQLLVTAVTLTLFLPCIAQFLMMKKERGLKTALAISAIIFPFAITVGTVMSLILRLLGVQL, from the coding sequence GTGGATTTGCTCGAAAACAAACTCTTCGGCGAGGTGATCAATCCGTTCGTCACGCATTGGGTGAAAGCGCTTGTCCCTTTTACGCCCATTCAGGAGCTGCTTATCGGCGAGTACGGCATCTTTACTCTGGGTGTGACCTACGCGGTAGCGCTTATCCTGCCAATTGTGGGCACGTTCTTCCTGATGTTCTCTATTTTGGAGGACAGCGGCTACTTCCCGCGGCTGGCAATGCTCATTGACCGCCTGTTCAAAAAGATTGGGCTCAACGGGCGAGCGGTGATTCCGATGGTGCTGGGCTTCGGTTGCGACACGATGGCAACAATGGTTACGCGTATTCTGGAAACACCGCGCGAGCGACTTATCGCCACGTTCCTGCTTGCGCTAGCTATCCCCTGTTCGGCGCAGCTGGGGGTCATTATGGCGCTGCTGGCTTCGCATCCGGGCGCATTGCTGATATGGGCGATAACGCTGGTCGTTGTCTTCTTGTTCATCGGCTGGCTCACAGCGAAGGTGCTGCCTGGAACACCTGCTACCTTCCACATTGAGATCCCGCCCATGCGCCTGCCGATACTATCCAACGTATTAACCAAGACCTATGCTCGGATGCACTGGTACTTCCGCGAGGTGTTTCCACTCTTTATCCTCGCCAGCGTGCTCATCTGGTTGGGGCAGATGACAGGGCTCTTTGACCTCGCTCTGCGCGCGTTGACTCCTGTGGTTCGCCTGATGGGCTTACCCGACGAGGCGGCTTCTGCCTTCCTGTTCGGTTTCTTCCGACGTGACTATGGCGCGGCAGGACTGTATCACCTGCAGGAGCACGGTGTGCTGGACGGACGACAGCTACTGGTCACCGCTGTGACGCTGACGCTGTTCCTGCCCTGCATCGCGCAGTTTCTGATGATGAAGAAAGAGCGGGGGCTGAAAACCGCCCTGGCGATTTCCGCCATTATCTTCCCCTTCGCCATCACTGTGGGAACGGTGATGAGTCTGATTCTGCGGTTACTGGGAGTGCAACTATGA
- a CDS encoding hypothetical protein (possible pseudo, frameshifted), protein MSHTHPDETHAQTAHPRVVLVGNPNVGKSVLFNRLTGRYVVVSNYPGTTVEVARGQARIGDITCEVIDTPGMYSLSPITEEERVARALLLREQPDVVVHIVDAKNLNRMLSLTLQLLEAGLPVILLLNMMDEAERLHLHIDHHALAKRLGIPVIPTSLISGRGVEELKNIVSEYLSGRQNRNLSSAD, encoded by the coding sequence ATGAGCCACACACATCCTGACGAAACACACGCGCAAACCGCACACCCCCGCGTAGTGCTGGTGGGCAACCCCAACGTAGGTAAAAGCGTGTTGTTCAACCGTTTGACGGGCAGGTATGTGGTGGTGTCTAACTATCCCGGCACCACGGTAGAGGTAGCACGGGGACAGGCACGTATTGGTGATATCACCTGCGAGGTCATTGACACGCCCGGTATGTATTCTCTTTCCCCGATTACCGAAGAGGAGCGTGTGGCGCGTGCATTGCTGCTGCGGGAACAACCCGATGTAGTCGTTCATATAGTAGATGCCAAAAACCTGAACCGGATGCTGTCACTCACCTTGCAGCTGCTGGAAGCCGGTCTGCCGGTTATCCTGTTACTGAACATGATGGATGAGGCAGAGCGATTGCATTTACACATCGATCACCATGCTCTGGCGAAGCGGCTGGGCATTCCGGTCATACCTACCTCGCTGATTTCGGGACGAGGCGTTGAGGAGCTGAAAAACATTGTCAGTGAATACCTTTCCGGCAGACAGAATCGCAACTTATCCTCCGCCGATTGA
- a CDS encoding transcriptional regulator: MRSRTEIQLRVPEVCRPSAMREGQVNETVQEYIEGIYRLQEEVGRVATNEVAQYMGVSPASASIMLKRLAELGLVEHTPYRGIILTSEGEQMAYQLLRIHRLTERLLTDIIGLPWNDVHDFACKLEHYIAPEIADKIAAALGHPTTCPHGNPIDPTTDDGSWRLSDAEAGMDLLVIKITDERRAFLEYIEELQLVPGAQVEVVCRTPFDGLIQINVDGRQHTIGPEVARYVWVKESA, from the coding sequence ATGCGCAGTCGCACCGAAATCCAGCTGCGGGTGCCCGAGGTGTGCCGCCCCAGCGCCATGCGCGAGGGACAGGTGAACGAAACCGTGCAGGAGTACATCGAGGGCATCTATCGTCTCCAAGAAGAAGTCGGACGCGTTGCTACCAATGAAGTTGCACAGTATATGGGCGTATCCCCCGCTTCCGCCAGTATCATGCTCAAACGGCTTGCTGAACTGGGGCTGGTAGAACATACGCCTTATCGTGGTATTATCCTCACCTCGGAGGGCGAGCAAATGGCTTACCAGCTGCTGCGCATCCACCGCTTGACCGAGCGATTGCTGACCGACATCATCGGGCTACCGTGGAACGACGTGCACGACTTCGCTTGCAAGCTCGAGCACTATATCGCCCCCGAGATCGCAGACAAGATTGCCGCCGCGCTCGGCCATCCCACCACCTGCCCGCACGGCAACCCGATAGACCCTACCACAGATGACGGCTCGTGGCGGCTCAGCGACGCCGAAGCGGGTATGGATTTGCTGGTGATAAAAATCACTGACGAGCGACGCGCTTTTCTGGAATATATCGAAGAGCTACAGCTGGTGCCGGGTGCACAGGTAGAAGTTGTTTGCCGAACACCGTTCGACGGCTTGATTCAGATTAACGTGGACGGCAGGCAACACACCATTGGACCAGAAGTGGCACGCTATGTATGGGTAAAGGAGTCAGCATGA
- the mnmE gene encoding tRNA modification GTPase MnmE encodes MLPSTDTISAIATPPGEGGIGIVRISGARAFEIARKVFTPLPAQVQSHRIYVGTLLDPDTGEHIDRALLLAFRAPRSYTGEDVVEFSCHGGMVLLRRVLRLTLQQGARLAQPGEFTLRAFLNGQLDLAQAEAVADLVRARTETAQRLAMRQHEGELSHAIHAIRDGLVGVLAQVEAHLDFSEDLGEMDYEHLSEQLRQLIARCQSLLATARYGRLTREGAMVVIAGRPNVGKSSLMNALLGEERAIVTDIPGTTRDVIKESIQIHGIPVQLWDTAGLRETQDIVERFGVERTHRSLQDADLILFLLSAPEGFTEEDKQLLARVPPERTLLVWNKCDLLSEEAIDELTRQVPSPALAVSALTGWNLHRLVEKVGERLLGSDWLTPEGAIVTNERHQIALQGAIESLQQALHSAQIALPAELISVDLRGALDALGLITGETVTEDIVERIFSDFCIGK; translated from the coding sequence ATGTTGCCTTCAACGGATACCATCTCCGCTATCGCCACTCCGCCCGGTGAAGGCGGTATCGGCATCGTGCGAATCAGCGGCGCACGAGCGTTCGAAATAGCGCGAAAGGTCTTCACCCCGCTACCCGCGCAGGTGCAAAGCCATCGCATCTACGTCGGCACTCTCCTAGACCCAGACACCGGCGAACACATTGACCGCGCGTTACTGCTTGCCTTCCGTGCCCCGCGCAGCTACACGGGCGAAGATGTGGTAGAGTTCAGCTGCCACGGTGGGATGGTGCTGCTGCGTCGTGTGCTGAGGCTTACTCTGCAACAGGGCGCACGCCTTGCCCAACCCGGCGAGTTCACGCTTCGCGCCTTTCTCAACGGGCAACTGGACCTCGCACAGGCGGAAGCGGTAGCCGACCTCGTTCGTGCCCGCACCGAGACCGCACAACGCCTTGCGATGCGCCAGCACGAGGGCGAACTCTCGCACGCCATCCACGCTATCCGCGATGGACTGGTGGGCGTGCTTGCGCAGGTGGAGGCGCATCTAGACTTCTCGGAGGACCTCGGCGAGATGGACTACGAGCACCTGAGCGAGCAGCTGCGCCAGCTGATCGCACGTTGTCAGAGCCTGCTCGCCACTGCCCGCTACGGACGACTCACCCGCGAAGGAGCGATGGTGGTCATCGCCGGACGACCGAACGTGGGCAAATCCAGCCTGATGAACGCCCTGCTGGGCGAGGAGCGTGCCATCGTCACCGACATCCCAGGCACCACGCGCGACGTGATTAAGGAGAGCATCCAGATACACGGCATCCCCGTGCAGCTGTGGGACACTGCCGGCTTGCGCGAGACGCAAGACATCGTGGAGCGCTTTGGGGTGGAGCGCACACACCGCTCCCTGCAGGACGCCGACCTGATCCTGTTTCTGCTCTCCGCGCCCGAAGGCTTTACCGAAGAGGACAAACAACTACTCGCCCGCGTTCCCCCGGAGCGTACCCTGCTGGTGTGGAACAAATGCGACCTGCTGTCCGAGGAGGCGATCGATGAACTCACCCGGCAAGTACCCTCCCCCGCTCTTGCGGTCAGCGCACTGACGGGCTGGAACCTGCACCGGCTGGTGGAAAAGGTCGGAGAGCGGTTACTGGGCAGCGACTGGCTCACCCCCGAAGGAGCTATCGTGACTAATGAGCGCCATCAAATCGCTCTGCAGGGAGCGATAGAGAGCCTGCAGCAGGCATTGCACAGCGCACAAATCGCCCTGCCCGCCGAGCTGATTTCGGTAGACCTGCGCGGCGCGCTGGACGCCCTTGGGTTGATCACGGGAGAAACGGTGACAGAAGACATTGTGGAGCGTATCTTCAGCGATTTTTGCATCGGGAAATGA
- the rfbD gene encoding NAD(P)-dependent oxidoreductase — translation MKAVDGKVLVIGANGMLGQDICARFAPRFALITASRRSGEIHLDITDTEATRRVVVQNAPEVVILCAAYTDVDGCERNPEEAYRVNAFGAANVASACADVGARLLFISTDYVFDGVKRNGYTEWDIPRPLNVYGASKLAGEQWIHEICPRHWIVRTAWLYGVGGKCFPRTILNAAQEGKPLRVVNDQVGSPTFTGDLAEVLLEMVSRKVAYGTYHVVNQGSATWYEVACEVVKLATECGLLSVEVSVTPIRSRQWHSPTQRPAYSVLSMERLRWAGIALPRHWKEALRDYIQRLDA, via the coding sequence ATGAAGGCGGTGGACGGCAAAGTTTTGGTCATCGGTGCTAACGGGATGCTGGGGCAAGATATCTGCGCACGCTTTGCCCCCCGTTTCGCATTAATAACCGCCTCGCGACGGTCGGGGGAAATTCATCTGGACATTACTGACACCGAGGCAACGCGCAGGGTGGTTGTGCAAAACGCCCCGGAGGTGGTGATACTCTGCGCGGCGTACACCGACGTAGACGGCTGTGAGCGCAACCCTGAGGAGGCTTATCGGGTGAACGCTTTCGGGGCGGCGAACGTGGCTTCTGCTTGCGCCGATGTGGGAGCACGACTGCTGTTCATCAGCACCGATTACGTGTTCGACGGCGTGAAGCGCAACGGCTATACCGAGTGGGACATACCTCGTCCGCTGAATGTGTACGGCGCGAGCAAGCTGGCTGGTGAGCAGTGGATACATGAGATTTGTCCACGCCACTGGATAGTGCGTACCGCGTGGCTATACGGCGTGGGGGGTAAGTGCTTCCCGCGAACTATCTTGAACGCAGCGCAAGAGGGCAAGCCCTTGCGTGTGGTGAACGACCAAGTGGGTTCACCTACCTTTACAGGCGATTTGGCGGAAGTGCTGCTAGAAATGGTGAGCCGAAAGGTGGCGTACGGCACGTATCACGTGGTCAATCAGGGTTCCGCTACGTGGTACGAGGTGGCTTGTGAGGTGGTAAAGCTGGCGACGGAGTGCGGGTTGCTGTCGGTAGAAGTGTCCGTGACGCCTATTCGCAGTAGGCAATGGCACTCGCCGACGCAACGTCCCGCGTACTCGGTGTTGAGTATGGAGCGATTGCGCTGGGCAGGAATTGCCCTGCCGCGGCACTGGAAAGAGGCGTTACGCGATTATATCCAGCGACTGGATGCATGA